From a single Senegalia massiliensis genomic region:
- a CDS encoding NAD-dependent 4,6-dehydratase LegB, protein MKKILVTGADGFIGSHLTEELVKQGNKVKAFTYYNSFNTWGWLDTLPKEIMKEVEVFTGDVRDPNGVRESMKGIEEVFHLAALIAIPFSYHSPDAYVDTNIKGTLNVLQAARDLDISRVLVTSTSEVYGTAQYVPIDENHPYQGQSPYSATKIGADRLAESFYRSFNMPITIVRPFNTYGPRQSARAVIPTIITQLLDGKKEVKLGALTPTRDFNYVKDTANGFIEISKSDKTIGEEINIATQQEISISQLAEELIRQINPNAKIICDEQRLRPEKSEVNRLLGANDKIKNLTNWKPNYTFEQGLAETIEFFKNNLDKYKTDIYNI, encoded by the coding sequence ATGAAAAAAATACTTGTAACAGGTGCTGATGGTTTTATAGGAAGTCACCTAACTGAGGAATTAGTAAAACAAGGAAATAAGGTTAAGGCTTTTACATATTATAATTCATTTAATACTTGGGGATGGTTAGATACATTACCTAAAGAAATAATGAAAGAAGTTGAAGTTTTTACAGGAGATGTACGTGATCCAAATGGAGTTCGAGAATCAATGAAAGGTATTGAAGAAGTATTTCATTTAGCAGCATTGATAGCTATACCTTTTAGTTATCATTCACCTGATGCTTATGTAGATACAAATATTAAAGGTACACTTAATGTGCTTCAAGCTGCTAGAGATTTAGATATATCTAGAGTTTTAGTAACATCAACATCAGAAGTATATGGAACTGCACAATACGTGCCTATTGACGAAAATCATCCATATCAAGGACAATCGCCGTATTCAGCAACTAAGATTGGAGCAGATAGATTAGCAGAATCATTTTATAGAAGTTTTAATATGCCTATAACAATAGTTAGACCTTTTAATACTTATGGACCTAGACAGTCAGCAAGAGCAGTTATTCCAACGATTATTACTCAACTACTTGATGGAAAAAAAGAGGTTAAATTAGGTGCATTAACTCCAACAAGAGATTTCAACTATGTAAAAGATACAGCAAATGGATTTATAGAAATATCAAAATCTGATAAAACAATTGGTGAAGAAATCAATATAGCAACTCAACAAGAAATATCTATTAGCCAATTAGCTGAAGAACTAATAAGACAAATAAATCCTAATGCGAAAATCATTTGTGATGAACAAAGACTTAGACCGGAAAAAAGTGAAGTTAATAGGTTATTAGGAGCTAATGATAAAATTAAGAATCTTACAAATTGGAAACCAAATTATACTTTTGAGCAAGGTCTTGCAGAAACTATTGAATTTTTTAAAAATAACTTAGATAAATATAAAACAGACATTTATAATATATAG
- a CDS encoding acetyltransferase, which produces MKWNGLPLLIFGSGGISKETYNIIKQINLHNGQQVYDFLGFVEDDISKVGNEIIDGYNVITCDNDIAEYTRYFPVIGVVIPIGNPKVKSIIYNKINNIRNIVYPNIIHPSVKFDIDNVKLGIGNILTAGVNLTCDIKIGNFNLINLNCTVGHDTELKDYNVINPLVAISGNIIIKNGCLIGTGAKILQELTVNDNSIIGSGAVVVRDVEENSTVVGVPAKLIK; this is translated from the coding sequence ATGAAATGGAATGGGTTGCCTCTTTTAATTTTTGGAAGTGGAGGAATTTCTAAAGAGACTTATAACATAATAAAACAAATTAATCTACATAATGGCCAGCAAGTTTATGATTTCTTAGGATTTGTTGAAGATGATATTTCTAAAGTTGGAAATGAAATAATTGATGGATATAATGTCATAACATGTGATAATGATATTGCAGAATATACACGTTACTTTCCAGTAATAGGTGTGGTAATCCCTATAGGTAATCCTAAAGTTAAGTCTATAATATATAATAAGATAAATAATATTAGAAATATAGTTTATCCTAATATAATTCATCCAAGTGTTAAATTTGATATCGATAATGTTAAACTTGGAATAGGAAATATATTAACTGCTGGTGTAAATTTAACTTGTGATATAAAAATTGGTAATTTTAATTTAATTAATTTAAATTGTACAGTTGGACACGATACAGAATTAAAAGATTATAATGTAATTAATCCCTTAGTTGCAATATCAGGGAATATAATTATTAAAAATGGTTGTTTAATTGGAACAGGGGCCAAGATACTACAAGAACTTACAGTTAATGATAATTCAATTATAGGATCTGGAGCTGTAGTTGTTAGAGACGTTGAAGAGAACAGTACAGTAGTAGGGGTTCCAGCAAAACTTATTAAGTAG
- a CDS encoding LegC family aminotransferase, protein MSQKFIPLSVPNLKGRELEYVTHAVETEWVSTGGTYVTEFEQKTAEYVKSKGAVSCQNGTSGIHIALEVCGITGEHEVIVPTLTFIAAVNPVKYVGAEPIFMDCDDSLTIDTDKLLEFCEKKCTFIDGKLINNKTNKHIKAILIVHVFGNMADMEKIMDIADKFNLKVVEDATEAIGTYYSKGKYKGKYAGTIGDVGIYSFNGNKIITTGGGGMIVSDDENLLKQAKHLTTQAKSDTLYYTHDQIGYNYRMTNLQAALGIAQLEQLEQFIATKKENYNLYKKYINSIDGLTILDFRDDIRPNYWFYALYCDEDYSLNRDEIIKYLSSKNVQSRPIWGLISDQKPYLGSQTYKIEKAKNYLKHIINIPCSSNLSKKDVLYVINCLKDSKTL, encoded by the coding sequence ATGAGCCAAAAATTTATTCCTTTATCTGTACCAAATTTAAAGGGAAGAGAGCTTGAATATGTAACTCATGCAGTAGAAACTGAATGGGTTTCAACAGGTGGCACATATGTTACTGAATTTGAACAAAAAACCGCAGAATATGTTAAGTCTAAAGGTGCTGTATCTTGTCAAAATGGAACTTCAGGTATTCACATTGCTCTAGAAGTATGTGGAATAACAGGAGAACATGAAGTAATTGTTCCTACACTTACATTTATTGCAGCTGTTAATCCTGTTAAATATGTAGGGGCAGAGCCTATATTTATGGATTGTGATGATTCACTTACTATAGATACAGATAAACTATTAGAATTCTGTGAAAAAAAATGTACCTTTATAGATGGAAAGTTAATTAATAATAAAACTAATAAACATATAAAAGCAATATTAATTGTGCATGTATTTGGAAATATGGCTGATATGGAGAAGATAATGGATATTGCAGATAAATTCAACCTTAAAGTAGTAGAAGATGCTACTGAAGCAATAGGTACTTATTATAGTAAAGGTAAATATAAAGGAAAATATGCTGGAACTATTGGAGATGTTGGAATTTATTCATTTAATGGAAATAAGATTATAACTACTGGTGGTGGGGGAATGATAGTTTCAGATGATGAAAATCTTCTTAAACAAGCAAAACATCTCACAACTCAAGCTAAAAGTGATACGTTGTATTACACTCATGATCAAATTGGATATAATTACAGAATGACTAATTTACAAGCAGCTCTTGGAATTGCACAATTAGAACAACTTGAACAGTTTATTGCAACTAAAAAAGAAAATTATAATTTATATAAGAAGTATATCAATAGTATTGATGGATTAACAATACTAGACTTTAGAGATGACATAAGGCCAAACTATTGGTTCTATGCACTTTATTGTGATGAAGATTATTCACTTAATAGGGATGAAATTATTAAATATTTATCGTCAAAGAATGTTCAATCAAGACCTATATGGGGATTAATAAGTGATCAAAAGCCTTATTTAGGTAGTCAGACTTATAAAATAGAAAAAGCAAAGAATTATTTAAAACATATTATAAATATACCTTGTAGTTCAAATTTAAGTAAGAAAGATGTACTTTATGTAATAAATTGTTTAAAGGATTCTAAAACATTATAG
- a CDS encoding ROK family protein, with product MFVIGYDIGGTKTAFILSQVNDSGIKILQREEFKTTRDWKNVIGQLIEKSKIAVKDNNISLDDLKLGISCGGPLDNKKGLILSPPNLPGWDNVPVVDYIHEKLGVKPKLQNDADACALAEWKYGAGVGYENLIFLTFGTGLGAGLILNNKLYTGASNMAGEVGHIRLEDEGPIGYGKSGSFEGFCSGGGIAQLAQFQAQSLRNKGLRASFDKTEIKNITTKDVAMSAELGNKDALDIFKTSGRYFGKGLSILIDILNPEIIVVGSIYKRAGKFLEEEMYREIEKEALKSSSKVVKIVPAMLGEEIGDYGAIVTALR from the coding sequence ATGTTTGTAATAGGATATGATATAGGAGGTACAAAAACTGCTTTTATATTATCTCAAGTAAATGATTCTGGAATAAAAATTCTCCAAAGAGAAGAATTTAAAACAACAAGAGATTGGAAAAATGTTATAGGTCAATTAATAGAAAAATCAAAAATTGCTGTAAAAGATAATAATATATCTTTAGATGATTTAAAATTAGGAATTTCTTGTGGAGGACCTTTAGATAATAAAAAAGGACTTATATTATCACCACCTAATCTTCCAGGATGGGATAATGTTCCTGTAGTAGATTATATTCATGAAAAATTAGGTGTGAAACCCAAATTACAAAATGATGCAGATGCATGTGCTTTAGCTGAATGGAAATATGGTGCTGGTGTAGGTTATGAAAATTTAATTTTTCTTACATTTGGTACAGGATTGGGAGCAGGTCTTATATTAAACAACAAGCTATATACTGGAGCATCTAATATGGCAGGAGAAGTAGGACATATTAGATTAGAAGATGAAGGGCCTATTGGATATGGGAAGTCTGGTAGCTTTGAAGGGTTTTGTAGTGGTGGAGGAATAGCTCAATTAGCTCAATTCCAAGCTCAATCTTTAAGAAATAAAGGATTAAGAGCATCATTTGATAAAACAGAAATTAAAAATATAACAACAAAAGATGTAGCTATGTCTGCAGAATTAGGAAATAAAGATGCTTTAGATATATTTAAGACTTCTGGTAGATATTTTGGTAAAGGATTATCCATACTTATAGATATATTAAATCCTGAAATTATAGTTGTTGGAAGTATTTATAAACGTGCAGGTAAATTTTTAGAAGAAGAAATGTATAGGGAAATTGAAAAGGAAGCACTTAAATCCTCAAGTAAAGTAGTTAAAATAGTACCTGCAATGTTAGGTGAAGAAATAGGAGACTATGGTGCTATAGTAACAGCTTTAAGATAA
- a CDS encoding cytidylyltransferase domain-containing protein gives MKNLAIIPARSGSKGLKDKNIKLLNGKPLIAYTIEAAKKSGLFNEIFVSTDSEKYAKIAQVWGANVPFLRSDELSTDTASSWDVVREAINKYKENVKEFDTIALLQPTSPLRTADDIIAGYNKMKQKFANSIVSVCETDHSPLWSNTLPEDNSMVSFVKQDIINSIRQDLPTYYRINGALYIVRTNYLMSNNNIYKDSSFATIMSRENSIDIDTRMDFIIADALMKDRLR, from the coding sequence ATGAAAAATCTTGCAATAATTCCAGCTAGAAGTGGTTCAAAAGGCCTTAAAGATAAGAATATTAAATTATTAAATGGAAAACCTCTTATAGCTTATACAATTGAAGCAGCAAAAAAATCAGGTTTATTTAATGAAATATTTGTATCAACAGATTCAGAAAAATATGCAAAAATTGCTCAGGTTTGGGGTGCAAACGTCCCTTTTTTACGAAGTGATGAACTATCAACGGATACAGCTTCATCATGGGATGTTGTAAGAGAGGCTATAAATAAGTATAAAGAAAATGTAAAAGAGTTTGATACAATAGCTTTATTGCAACCTACATCTCCATTGAGAACAGCAGATGATATAATCGCTGGATATAATAAAATGAAACAAAAATTTGCAAATAGTATTGTTTCTGTTTGTGAAACCGATCATTCTCCACTTTGGTCAAACACTTTGCCAGAAGATAATTCTATGGTTAGTTTCGTTAAACAAGATATTATTAATTCAATTAGACAAGACTTACCAACATATTATCGAATTAATGGTGCATTATATATTGTGAGAACAAACTATTTAATGAGTAATAATAATATTTATAAGGATAGTAGTTTTGCAACGATTATGTCAAGAGAAAATTCAATTGATATTGATACTAGAATGGATTTTATTATTGCAGATGCATTAATGAAGGATAGATTAAGGTGA
- a CDS encoding OsmC family protein, whose amino-acid sequence MAIEVAKTTSHLLEGVKVESTAREFKMILDEPEDGGGTNSGMNPVEALLCALGSCQSIITKMMAKDMGIEIEDIKIEIEGKLDTEGFQGNTKIRPGLSNIKSNFIIKSNEPEEKINEMMKRVKQFCPVGDTISNGTDLAVKYSVKK is encoded by the coding sequence ATGGCTATAGAAGTTGCTAAAACTACATCACATTTATTAGAGGGAGTAAAGGTTGAATCTACTGCAAGAGAATTCAAAATGATTTTAGATGAACCTGAAGATGGTGGAGGTACAAATAGTGGTATGAATCCAGTAGAAGCACTACTTTGTGCACTGGGTTCATGTCAATCCATTATAACTAAAATGATGGCAAAAGATATGGGAATAGAAATTGAAGATATAAAAATTGAAATTGAAGGAAAACTTGACACTGAAGGTTTTCAAGGTAATACTAAAATAAGACCAGGATTATCTAATATCAAATCTAATTTTATTATTAAATCTAATGAACCAGAAGAAAAAATAAATGAAATGATGAAAAGAGTCAAGCAGTTTTGTCCAGTAGGGGATACTATTTCTAATGGTACAGATTTAGCAGTAAAATATAGTGTCAAAAAATAA
- a CDS encoding ROK family protein, with product MLGSIEAGGTKFVCAVSDEEFNLIDKISFLTTDPKSILKEIFNFFDKYEDIKSIGIGSFGPININKNSDKYGYITSTPKTKWKNFNFLGEMKKHYNIPISWTTDVNAACLGEYYLGSAKGSNSCIYLTIGTGIGGGVIINGDFMEGFSHPEMGHILIKKHVKDKYEGFCPYHGDCLEGLTAGPSIEKRYGVSGKKLDKDHEVWKFISYYLAQALVNYTLIIRPEKIILGGGVMNQDHMLSLVKKEFKSLLSDYVEVPNIDDYIVKPSLKDNAGIIGGLVLASKECGYCGKTY from the coding sequence ATGTTAGGATCAATTGAAGCAGGTGGTACTAAATTTGTATGTGCTGTAAGCGATGAGGAATTTAACTTGATTGATAAGATATCATTTTTAACTACAGATCCAAAATCAATACTAAAAGAAATATTTAATTTTTTTGATAAATACGAAGACATAAAATCTATTGGCATAGGATCTTTTGGTCCTATAAATATTAATAAAAACTCAGATAAATATGGATATATAACATCAACTCCTAAAACTAAATGGAAAAATTTTAATTTTCTTGGAGAAATGAAAAAACACTATAATATACCTATTAGTTGGACTACAGATGTTAATGCAGCATGTTTAGGAGAATACTATCTAGGAAGTGCAAAAGGAAGTAATAGTTGTATTTATCTAACCATAGGAACAGGCATTGGTGGAGGAGTTATAATAAATGGAGATTTTATGGAAGGATTTAGTCACCCAGAAATGGGACATATTTTAATTAAAAAGCATGTAAAAGATAAATATGAAGGATTTTGTCCTTACCATGGAGATTGTCTTGAAGGGCTTACAGCAGGACCTTCAATAGAAAAAAGATATGGTGTGAGTGGGAAAAAACTAGATAAAGATCATGAAGTATGGAAGTTTATTTCTTATTATTTAGCTCAAGCTCTAGTAAATTATACATTAATAATAAGACCAGAAAAGATAATATTAGGTGGAGGAGTAATGAATCAAGATCATATGTTAAGTTTAGTAAAAAAGGAATTTAAATCATTACTTTCAGATTATGTAGAAGTACCTAATATAGATGATTATATAGTAAAACCTTCATTAAAAGATAATGCAGGTATTATTGGAGGTTTAGTATTAGCTTCTAAAGAATGTGGATATTGTGGAAAAACATATTAA
- the neuB gene encoding N-acetylneuraminate synthase has product MNKKVFIIAEAGVNHNGDINIAKRLVDVAKDAGVDAIKFQTFISEKVVSINAPKAEYQNKNTSSKETQLDMVKKLELSFDEFIELNEYCKQKNIEFLSTAFDFDSIDFLSGLNMKRWKVPSGDITNLPYLIKIAKLEKPIILSTGMSTMEDIESAILILKENGSQEITILHCTTEYPTPFSDVNLKAMNTIKNEFELPVGYSDHTKGIEVPIAAVSLGATVIEKHFTLDRMMEGPDHKASLEPNELKAMVDGIRNIEVALGDGEKRIAESERKNMSIARKSIIAKVNIEKGEVLTEKNLTVKRPGNGISPMNWYQVIGKKAVKDFKEDELIEL; this is encoded by the coding sequence ATGAATAAAAAAGTTTTTATTATTGCTGAAGCAGGAGTAAATCATAATGGTGATATTAATATAGCAAAAAGATTAGTAGATGTAGCAAAAGATGCAGGAGTAGATGCTATAAAATTCCAGACTTTTATATCTGAAAAGGTTGTTTCTATAAATGCTCCAAAAGCTGAATATCAAAATAAAAATACTTCATCAAAAGAAACTCAACTTGATATGGTAAAAAAACTTGAATTATCATTTGATGAATTTATTGAACTTAACGAATATTGTAAGCAAAAAAATATTGAATTTCTTTCTACTGCATTTGATTTTGATAGCATAGACTTTTTAAGTGGGCTGAATATGAAAAGATGGAAAGTACCATCTGGAGATATTACAAACTTACCTTATTTAATTAAAATTGCTAAGTTAGAAAAACCTATCATTCTATCAACGGGTATGAGTACTATGGAGGATATTGAATCTGCAATTTTAATTTTAAAAGAAAATGGTTCACAAGAAATTACAATACTTCACTGTACAACAGAATACCCAACACCTTTTAGTGATGTTAACTTAAAAGCTATGAATACTATTAAGAATGAGTTTGAATTGCCTGTAGGTTATTCTGATCATACTAAAGGAATTGAAGTTCCAATAGCTGCAGTTTCATTAGGGGCTACTGTTATAGAAAAACATTTTACATTAGATAGAATGATGGAAGGTCCTGATCATAAGGCAAGTTTAGAACCAAATGAATTAAAAGCTATGGTAGATGGGATTAGAAATATTGAAGTTGCACTAGGTGATGGGGAAAAAAGAATTGCTGAATCAGAGAGAAAAAACATGTCAATTGCAAGAAAGAGTATCATAGCAAAAGTAAATATAGAAAAAGGTGAAGTATTAACAGAAAAAAATTTAACTGTTAAGAGACCTGGAAATGGTATTAGTCCAATGAATTGGTATCAAGTAATTGGGAAAAAGGCAGTAAAAGATTTTAAAGAAGATGAGTTGATAGAATTATGA
- a CDS encoding sugar phosphate nucleotidyltransferase yields the protein MEVKNFLIDQECTMLEAMELLDKVAKKVLFVINKGKFVAAITDGDIRRWILKKGNLDATVKEIANYNPKYLMQEDKSLAKEFMKKNAIEALPILNEQKDIISVILWNDEEIQHRKTLNIPIVIMAGGFGTRLYPYTKILPKPLIPIGEIPIVEHIINRFNKYGSNQFYLVVNHKKNMIKAYFNEINKSYKVDYADEEKPLGTGGGLSLLKGKINSTFVLSNCDILIEEDYEKIYNYHKKENNLITMVCSLKNIKIPYGVIEISKTGEIEEMKEKPEISFFTNTGMYIVEPKVIEDLEDNKVISFPDIIEKYKQSGYKIGIYPISEKSWLDMGQLDEMEEMRRKLEREDV from the coding sequence TTGGAAGTAAAAAACTTTTTAATAGATCAAGAATGTACAATGTTAGAAGCTATGGAACTCTTAGATAAGGTAGCTAAAAAGGTGCTTTTTGTCATCAACAAAGGTAAGTTTGTTGCTGCTATAACAGATGGCGATATTAGAAGATGGATTCTCAAAAAAGGGAATCTGGATGCTACAGTAAAAGAAATAGCAAACTATAATCCTAAATATTTGATGCAAGAGGACAAGTCTTTAGCAAAAGAGTTTATGAAGAAAAATGCTATTGAGGCATTACCAATATTAAATGAACAAAAGGATATTATTTCAGTTATATTATGGAATGATGAGGAAATTCAACATAGAAAAACATTAAATATTCCTATAGTTATTATGGCTGGTGGTTTTGGAACTAGACTTTACCCGTATACAAAAATTCTTCCTAAACCACTTATTCCTATTGGTGAAATTCCAATAGTGGAACATATTATAAATAGGTTTAATAAGTATGGTAGCAATCAATTCTATTTAGTGGTGAATCATAAAAAAAATATGATAAAAGCTTATTTTAATGAAATTAATAAAAGTTATAAAGTTGACTATGCTGATGAAGAAAAACCTTTAGGGACTGGTGGAGGTTTGAGTTTACTTAAAGGCAAAATTAACTCTACATTCGTATTGTCAAATTGTGATATTTTAATAGAAGAGGATTATGAAAAAATTTATAATTATCATAAAAAAGAAAATAATTTAATAACTATGGTATGTTCACTTAAGAATATTAAGATACCATATGGGGTAATTGAAATAAGTAAAACTGGTGAAATAGAAGAAATGAAAGAAAAACCAGAAATATCATTTTTCACTAATACAGGAATGTATATTGTAGAGCCTAAAGTAATTGAGGATCTTGAAGATAATAAAGTTATAAGTTTTCCAGATATAATAGAAAAATATAAACAAAGTGGTTATAAAATCGGTATTTATCCTATTAGCGAAAAAAGTTGGCTAGATATGGGGCAATTAGATGAGATGGAAGAGATGAGAAGAAAGCTGGAACGAGAGGATGTGTAA
- the neuC gene encoding UDP-N-acetylglucosamine 2-epimerase, with protein MKKIISIVTATRAEYGLLKPIIEKLNLIEEFDVRVVATGAHLSSEFGLTYKEIEQDGIVIDEKIEILLSSDTPSSISKSMGIAMISFADYFEKLNPDMLIVLGDRYETFAVSTVAMNQRIPIAHLYGGETTEGAIDESIRHAITKLSYLHFTSTEKYRKRVIQLGENPERVFSIGAIGIENVLNQKLMNKSEVEKSIEFMLEKPYAIVTFHPVTLEGDNSKEQIKELLSACRLYEDIKFIFTKANADSNGRVINKMIDDFVYNNDNAIAFASLGMIRYLSALKYCSMVIGNSSSGLVEAPSFGVPTINIGDRQKGRIQSDSVINCKPYKDDIKNAIDLALTQEFKIKAKNTINPYGDGNTSSKIVEIIKNFVINDKINLKKKFYDCEVE; from the coding sequence ATGAAAAAAATTATTAGTATAGTTACAGCTACAAGAGCAGAATATGGATTACTAAAACCAATAATAGAAAAATTGAACTTAATTGAAGAATTTGATGTTCGAGTTGTTGCTACAGGTGCACATCTTTCATCTGAATTTGGATTAACATACAAAGAAATTGAACAGGATGGAATAGTAATTGATGAAAAAATTGAAATATTACTGAGTTCAGATACACCCTCTTCTATTTCAAAATCAATGGGAATTGCTATGATTAGTTTTGCAGATTACTTTGAAAAACTGAATCCAGATATGTTGATTGTTCTAGGAGATAGATATGAAACATTTGCTGTATCTACAGTAGCAATGAATCAAAGAATTCCAATTGCTCACTTATATGGGGGAGAAACTACAGAAGGAGCTATAGATGAATCTATTCGTCATGCTATCACAAAGTTAAGTTATTTACATTTTACAAGTACAGAAAAATATAGAAAACGTGTAATTCAATTAGGAGAAAACCCAGAACGTGTTTTTAGTATAGGTGCTATTGGTATTGAGAATGTACTAAACCAAAAGCTTATGAATAAGTCAGAAGTTGAAAAATCAATTGAGTTTATGTTAGAAAAACCCTATGCAATTGTTACATTTCACCCTGTAACTTTAGAAGGGGATAATTCTAAAGAACAAATAAAAGAACTTTTAAGTGCTTGTAGATTATATGAAGATATAAAATTTATTTTTACCAAGGCAAATGCTGATTCAAATGGACGTGTTATTAATAAAATGATTGATGATTTTGTATACAATAATGATAATGCTATTGCCTTTGCATCTTTAGGAATGATTAGATATCTTAGTGCTTTAAAATATTGTAGCATGGTAATTGGAAATTCTTCAAGTGGATTAGTTGAAGCACCTAGCTTTGGTGTACCTACAATAAATATTGGAGATAGACAAAAAGGGAGAATTCAATCAGATAGTGTAATTAATTGTAAACCATATAAAGATGATATTAAAAATGCCATAGATTTAGCATTGACTCAAGAGTTTAAAATTAAAGCAAAAAATACAATAAATCCATATGGAGATGGAAATACGTCATCAAAAATTGTAGAAATAATTAAGAATTTTGTTATTAATGATAAAATTAATTTGAAAAAGAAGTTTTATGATTGTGAGGTGGAATAA